In the Bacteroidota bacterium genome, CTCTTCTTCAGCATCATTCCTTCTATCAAAAGTATAAGCAGTATATACAGGATTTAATACAGGACGTGAATTACCCAATGACGGATTACCATTCGATATTTTCAAAATCACATTGTTCCAATCTTCGCCCGTGGTTTGGGTAATATTTGCTTTATAAGTTAACTGCATGGGGCTTTTCAAATCTTTAACCCTCACATCGTAACTAGCGTACCAACTAACTCCATATACTAAATATACCAAATTTAATTTTAAAGTTTTCTTATTTTCACTGTATAGTTTTAGATGTACTTCCTTTTGAGCCGTGCTATAATCATTGATCATCTGATCTCCTTGCCTTTGGATGATTATTTGTTTGTCTATGAATTTTTTCCGCTGCATTTTTATTTTCAACAACTCATCCTTTATGGTATAAATTCGTTTTTTATATAATGCATGCAATTCTTCCAAAGTAGAAACATCCGAGCCTTTTTCATTAATATTTTTGTTGTTCAATAATAAATTCAAATCTTCGTCTAATACCTTTTTTTGGTTGCTTAATTGGTCAATCAATAATTGCAAATATTCAATAGAATCTGCCATTTCATTGAGGCGTTTGGGCTTGTCTTCTCCACTATTCAAATAATTTTGTTTTACAGACATTGATAATACTTGTATACTCCCCAAGCCCTTTAATTGCATGCTGGCATCATTCATACTTAAGGGTAAATTTTCTATAATAAAATAGTTTTCGCCCTTTTCCAAACTCAGTTCACATTCTCTAGTTATCAAGGCTCCACTTATATAAACAGTGGCATTCGTAA is a window encoding:
- a CDS encoding mucoidy inhibitor MuiA family protein, which codes for MKNSNIYIILLFLLGVTQLKAQEGNHVKSKITNATVYISGALITRECELSLEKGENYFIIENLPLSMNDASMQLKGLGSIQVLSMSVKQNYLNSGEDKPKRLNEMADSIEYLQLLIDQLSNQKKVLDEDLNLLLNNKNINEKGSDVSTLEELHALYKKRIYTIKDELLKIKMQRKKFIDKQIIIQRQGDQMINDYSTAQKEVHLKLYSENKKTLKLNLVYLVYGVSWYASYDVRVKDLKSPMQLTYKANITQTTGEDWNNVILKISNGNPSLGNSRPVLNPVYTAYTFDRRNDAEEETNSFRGNVMVHKKENALNGRKHSSEGMVMSSNVFNIEFNIAIPYSILADGKVNTVDAQVFEMPAVYELSAVPKLDQQTYLIGRISGNEELGQLNGRANVYFDGTFVGQSNVSSDENDTLNISLGVDKSILVERKKLRESSKKAFLGSTKKETNTFEISVRNTKNIAQDIIIEDNIPVSTDKQVEITLEESSGATINADEGKLTWHLTLQPGEIKKLKISYTVKSPKNKVIYYNKE